TTCTCCACCAGTTGCGGCGCCACCTCGTCTGGAATGTTGATCGTCAGTGTCATAATTCAAAAAATTGCCGGCCTTGTCCGTCGTTGTAGAGCTGGGCCACCTCCTCCGCTCCCAGCGCGCGCGACCACACGCCAAGGTTCGCCCACGCTCCGGTCCATGTGCCCCACGGATGATTGTCCTTCACGCGGAACGCCACGTCGCCGAGGCGCTCGGTGCTGAAGCTCTTGTTCAAGGTCGCCCGCCACGTGCCGTTCAGATACCAGTGCAGCTGGGTCGTGGTGCTGATCAGCGTCAGCATATACCAGTCGCCCGCGGCCACGCCGAAGCTGGACCCGAAATCATACGGCGTGCTCTCGCCCTGCGTCGTGCTGTGGTAATGCCCCACCGACCCCACCTGAGCGTCGAGCGCCACAAACATCGTGTAGCTCGCGTAGGAGCCGTCCGAGCTGCGCGTCGTGAGAAATCCCAGCCCGCTCGACTCGTTGTGCCGCACCCAGGCGTTGAGGGTCAGCGCGTCGAACGTGAAGAACACGGCGTCGTCGCTGTAAACAAAGTCCGCGCTGCCGAGTGCGCAGGCCGGTCCGCCATTCGGCCCGCCGGTGCTGCCGTAGGCGGGCGCCGCCACGGGCAGCAACAACTGGCTGCCGGTGGCGTCCAGCGCCGCGTCCCCGTCCCAATACCCGGCCAGCGCGTCCTGCAACGTTGGCACCGCGTCATCCGGCCGCACCACGTTGCTGGGCTCCGTGAGCGCGCGGCCAAACTCATCCACGC
The Verrucomicrobiia bacterium DNA segment above includes these coding regions:
- a CDS encoding LamG-like jellyroll fold domain-containing protein, with protein sequence MLRPAPVLQPRYGELLAWEWSLPDPYKWNVWMSLDAGASWLLVEDYWAYGNARQFAPDGGSELYFIVGVDEFGRALTEPSNVVRPDDAVPTLQDALAGYWDGDAALDATGSQLLLPVAAPAYGSTGGPNGGPACALGSADFVYSDDAVFFTFDALTLNAWVRHNESSGLGFLTTRSSDGSYASYTMFVALDAQVGSVGHYHSTTQGESTPYDFGSSFGVAAGDWYMLTLISTTTQLHWYLNGTWRATLNKSFSTERLGDVAFRVKDNHPWGTWTGAWANLGVWSRALGAEEVAQLYNDGQGRQFFEL